The following proteins are co-located in the Xyrauchen texanus isolate HMW12.3.18 chromosome 43, RBS_HiC_50CHRs, whole genome shotgun sequence genome:
- the ddhd2 gene encoding phospholipase DDHD2 encodes MNAAEPYEPVQYHWFYNQQVDSRDSWQPFSREDSQRLEDAFCQAGKSGREEVVVAIEGRRYDVRLRERRRYAMYWEQAPTEVRRCSWFHKGSKDVTYSPYTEELSDILEDAYMIAVTLNEWKTNVELPTGETVILHNPKLMIQHPNSCKDYPPSPNERAQPRTLKRGIDSISVEIPEGEPERVDHLVFMVHGIGPACDIRLRGIVQCVNEFRNTSNGLINRHFRQGMDTSTIGRVEYLPVNWHRVLHGETTGVDKDIERITLPSISRLRQFSNDTVLDLFFYNSATYCQTIVDTVASEINRLNSLFLQRHPHFTGHVSLVGHSLGSLILFDLLTNQETSSEGTAHDELHEDPYIDTADCSYESLEEVVRGQGLEEYLKVLQREQVDIESLMLCSEKDLKDIGIPLGPRKKIMNYVKNWKRNRTGGGHAAQFETYSSSVGMKRAQEHQTPTTSAVDYQHFDVGIGQVSIDYPQLAFHPQAFFAFGSPIGMFLTVRGLKRIDPNYSFPTCKSFYNIFHPFDPVAYRIEPMILPPDVNLPPMLMPHHKGRKRMHLELKEGLTRVSSDLLGSLRMVWQSISQVPAPALAEGGVNSMFPTDEAEVLLMEQDERKTVKVGMLNRGERIDYVLQETPIESFNEYLFAIQSHLCYWESEDTALLVLRELYGNIPASSQS; translated from the exons ATGAATGCTGCTGAGCCTTATGAACCCGTCCAGTACCACTGGTTCTACAACCAGCAGGTGGACTCCAGAGACTCCTGGCAACCGTTCAGCAGAGAAGACTCACAGCGGCTGGAGGATGCTTTCTGTCAAG CAGGGAAAAGTGGCAGGGAGGAAGTGGTGGTGGCTATAGAAGGAAGGAGATATGATGTCAGGCTGCGCGAAAGGAGACGGTATGCTATGTACTGGGAACAAGCACCCACCGAGGTCAGGCGCTGCTCCTGGTTCCATAAAGGCAGTAAAGATGTGACCTACTCTCCCTATACTGAAGAGCTTAGTGATAtccttgag GATGCATATATGATTGCAGTTACCCTGAACGAATGGAAGACGAATGTGGAGCTCCCAACAGGGGAAACTGTCATCCTTCATAACCCAAAG CTCATGATACAGCATCCAAACAGCTGCAAGGACTATCCCCCTTCCCCGAATGAGCGGGCTCAACCCAGAACACTAAAGAGAGGGATTGACAGTATTTCAGTGGAGATACCAGAGG GAGAACCAGAAAGAGTAGACCATCTAGTATTCATGGTTCATGGTATTGGTCCAGCCTGTGACATACGGCTCCGGGGCATCGTCCAGTGTG TGAATGAGTTCCGTAATACCTCCAATGGCCTCATAAACCGTCACTTCAGGCAGGGTATGGACACAAGCACAATTGGAAGAGTAGAGTATCTTCCGGTCAACTGGCACAGAGTCTTGCATGGCGAAACTACAGGAGTTGACAA AGACATAGAGAGAATCACACTTCCTAGCATTAGCCGGCTGCGTCAGTTCAGCAATGACACAGTACTGGACCTTTTTTTCTACAATAGCGCTACATACTGCCAGACCATTGTAGATACAGTGGCCTCTGAAATCAACCGTCTGAACAGCCTCTTCCTCCAGAGGCATCCACACTTCACTGGACACGTTTCCCTGGTCGGACACAGTCTAG GCTCGTTGATCCTGTTTGATCTCTTGACCAATCAAGAGACAAGTTCAGAAGGCACGGCACATGATGAG CTCCATGAGGATCCTTACATTGATACAGCCGACTGTTCCTATGAGAGCCTGGAGGAGGTGGTCAGGGGCCAGGGGTTGGAGGAGTACCTCAAAGTACTGCAGAGAGAACAAGTGGATATAGAGTCCCTG ATGCTCTGCTCAGAGAAGGACCTAAAAGATATTGGTATACCACTTGGTCCTCGCAAGAAGATTATGAACTATGTGAAGAATTGGAAG CGCAACAGAACTGGAGGTGGACATGCAGCACAATTTGAGACATATTCCTCAAGTGTAGGGATGAAAAGAGCTCAGGAACATCAGACCCCCACCACTAGTGCAGTTGATTATCAGCATTTTGATGTTGGCATTGGACAG GTATCCATTGATTATCCTCAGTTGGCATTTCACCCCCAAGCATTCTTTGCTTTTGGTTCACCCATAGGAATGTTTTTAACTGTTAGAGGTCTGAAGAGGATCGACCCTAATTACAGCTTCCCTACCTGCAAGAGTTTCTACAACATCTTCCATCCT TTTGACCCAGTGGCATATCGCATCGAGCCCATGATTTTGCCTCCGGACGTGAACTTGCCACCCATGTTGATGCCCCATCATAAAGGCAGAAAGCGGATGCATCTTG AGCTGAAAGAGGGACTGACTCGAGTCAGTTCTGACTTACTGGGCTCACTGCGCATGGTTTGGCAGAGCATTTCTCAAGTGCCCGCACCAGCACTTGCAGAGGGTGGAGTCAATTCCATGTTCCCCACAGATGAAGCAGAAG TCTTACTAATGGAACAGGATGAGAGGAAGACCGTCAAGGTTGGGATGTTGAATCGTGGGGAACGTATCGATTATGTTCTTCAGGAGACACCAATTGAGAGTTTCAATGAGTACCTGTTTGCAATACAGAGCCATTTGTGCTACTG GGAGTCAGAGGACACAGCTCTGTTGGTTCTGAGAGAGCTTTATGGAAATATTCCAGCAAGTTCTCAGTCGTAG